CTGGGTATGTTCCTCAACTGGTCTGTGGTCAAGCTCTCGCCGCCATTCGACAGCGCTTGACGCGTTCTATATACTGTTCTGATGCGCAACCTCGTTCGAACCCTTTGGGGGGTAGTCGTTTGTTTCTGGGTCTGCTCGCTGTCCGCAGCGACGGCAGTCGTCAGTGTGCCTCCCTATCGTCCCATTGTAGAGGCGTTGTTGGGCGAGGATGCTAAGGTCGACGTGCTGCTGCCGCCGGGGCAGAGCTGCGAGACTTATCAGCCGCGCCCCTCGCAGCTCTCGGGCCTTGCGCGGGCCGATCTGGTGGTGCTGGCGGGGGTCGATTACGAACAGGCCTGGCGTCGTCGCCTGGGGCAACTCGCGCCCAAGGCCGTGGTGGTCGATCTGAAGGAAGACGACCACGCGCATCACGATCATGACCATGCGCACGACCACCACGACCATGCACCGCACCAATGGACCAGCCCCGCGAAGGTGCTGGCGCAAGTCGATGCGCTGGAGGCCGGCGTGAAGCAGTTGCCCGGCATCGACGCGGCGGCGGTGGCCGAGCGCGCAGAAGCCCTGCGCGAGCGTCTGCGCGCCCTGCAGACGCAGATCGAGACCCTGCTTGCCCCATACGACGGGCGGCTGATGCTGAGCTACCACCCGGCTTTCGACCCGCTGGGCGACGAGGTGGGGTTCCGGACTTTGAGCATCGAGAGCGGAGCCGCCATGCCCAGCCCTTCGCGCCTGCGCGAGATCATCCAGACGGCGCGCCAAGCGGGAGTGACGACTGTTTATGTGCAGCCGCAAGACCCGAAAACGGCGGCGCAGCGCGTGGCACAAGCCCTTGGCGGCCAGTTGGTGACGATCGACCCCTTGGAGGAAGACTATTTTGCGAATCTGCTGGCCATCGCCGAGCAGCTTGCCACCAACTGGAAAGCCGAACATGTCGCCGAGTGATCCTGCCATCGAGTGCCGCCACGTCAGCTACAGCTACGGCCGCGAATACGCCGTGGAGCGTGTTGACCTGCGCATCGAGCCGCGTGAAACCGTCTGCCTCGTGGGCCCCAATGGTGGCGGCAAGAGCACGCTGCTGAAGCTCTTCCTGGGCCTGATCGAGCCGCAAGACGGCGAGGTGCGCTTGCTTGGCGGACGCCCGAAGCAGACCCGCCACCGCGTGGGTTACATGCCGCAGCGCCTCGAATTCGACCGCAAGCTGCCGATCAGCGTGCGCGAAGTCGTCTCCATGGGCCGCTTGCGCCGCCCCTGGGGCTGGATGAGCCGGGCCGACCGCCAGCAGATCGAGGCGCGCCTGGAAGAGCTGGAGCTGCGCGACATTGCCCGCCAGCCCTTCGCCTCCCTTTCTGGCGGGCAGCAACAGCGGGTGCTC
This genomic stretch from Verrucomicrobiota bacterium JB022 harbors:
- a CDS encoding zinc ABC transporter substrate-binding protein → MRNLVRTLWGVVVCFWVCSLSAATAVVSVPPYRPIVEALLGEDAKVDVLLPPGQSCETYQPRPSQLSGLARADLVVLAGVDYEQAWRRRLGQLAPKAVVVDLKEDDHAHHDHDHAHDHHDHAPHQWTSPAKVLAQVDALEAGVKQLPGIDAAAVAERAEALRERLRALQTQIETLLAPYDGRLMLSYHPAFDPLGDEVGFRTLSIESGAAMPSPSRLREIIQTARQAGVTTVYVQPQDPKTAAQRVAQALGGQLVTIDPLEEDYFANLLAIAEQLATNWKAEHVAE
- a CDS encoding metal ABC transporter ATP-binding protein; translation: MSPSDPAIECRHVSYSYGREYAVERVDLRIEPRETVCLVGPNGGGKSTLLKLFLGLIEPQDGEVRLLGGRPKQTRHRVGYMPQRLEFDRKLPISVREVVSMGRLRRPWGWMSRADRQQIEARLEELELRDIARQPFASLSGGQQQRVLIARALAVEPEVLLLDEPTAMTDAFVEARLVERLRALHQQMAIVLVSHDIAFVRHLVDRVICVQRQAETHPVEAVTPELIERWYGGPVHAVRHDHTEEGHHHG